The following is a genomic window from Benincasa hispida cultivar B227 chromosome 7, ASM972705v1, whole genome shotgun sequence.
aacttttactggtATGAACTTGGCCGTCTTGGTTATTCTATCGACCATTAACCAAATGCCATCAAATCCTGAGGGTGTCTTAGGCAATCCAAATAGAAAGTCCATTGTCACATGCTCTCATTTCCACTTAGGCACTGgaagtggattaagtaatcctgctggtCTTTATCTCTCAGGTTTTACTTGTTGACAGACTATACATCGGTCCACATATTTTGCTATGTCTCTCTTCATCCCAGGCCACCAAtaagatttcttcaaagttctatacatcttggtgTTGCCTAGATGCATGGCATAAGTGGAATTATGTGCTTCCTCTAGAATGGCTTGTTTAAGTTGTAGCTTGTTAGGCACACACATTCTCCCCTCCTTTTCTAGTACACTATCTGTTCCCAATTGAAAGTCAACCCTGATGCCCTTACTTACATCATCAGCAATCTTCTGAAAATTAGGGTCTTCCAACTGATCCCGCTTAAGGTTTTCTACTAAGGTTGGCCTTATTTGAAAAGTAGCTAtcaactgtctcttatacacatctagatgtgtataagagacagactctaGATTATGTGTGGGATAAATGTCCTTGtgtttcttaagttgacgagaggcatatgcaatcaccttcccatcctgcatcaacacacatcccaatccttgtcgggatgcgtcacaataaatctcaaattccttacCTGGAATAGGCAAGGTAAGCACTGGTGCTGATACTAATCTCCGTTTCAGCCCCTGGAAACTATGTTCACACTCCAACGACCATTCAAACCTCACGCCTTTCTTGGTCAGGTTCGTCaatggaagggctatcttagagaaacccctgtctcttatacacatctagatgtgtataagagacaggatgagaggcatatgcaatcaccttcccatcctgcatcaacacacatcccaatccttgtcgggatgcgtcacaataaatctcaaattccttacCTGGAATAGGCAAGGTAAGCACTGGTGCTGATACTAATCTCCGTTTCAGCCCCTGGAAACTATGTTCACACTCCAACGACCATTCAAACCTCACGCCTTTCTTGGTCAGGTTCGTCaatggaagggctatcttagagaaaccctctACAAATCTCTGATAATAACTTGCCAAACCCAGGAAACTGCGTATCTCTGAAACAGTCTTGGGTcattcccaattaactattgcttccgTCTTCTGGGCATCTACACTAATGCCCTCTGCTGAAACAACATACCCAAGAAATACCACCCGATCTAACTAAAAATCACATTGactaaatttagcatacaactgCCTATCTCGCAACATCTTCAATACTATCCTTAGATGCGTTGTATGATCCTCCTTACTACCAGAATACACCAGTATATCATCAATTAATACTATCACGAACTAGTCcaag
Proteins encoded in this region:
- the LOC120081065 gene encoding uncharacterized protein LOC120081065, translated to MVNEFRDIIPKELSGLPPDREVEFTIGLVSGTTPISQASYRMASTELKELKVQLQELIDKGYIRPSRFVEGFSKIALPLTNLTKKGVRFEWSLECEHSFQGLKRRLVSAPVLTLPIPDVYKRQLIATFQIRPTLVENLKRDQLEDPNFQKIADDVSKGIRVDFQLGTDSVLEKEGRMCVPNKLQLKQAILEEAHNSTYAMHLGNTKMYRTLKKSYWWPGMKRDIAKYVDRCIVCQQVKPER